TGAAATCATCACAACAAACTCTATTGAAAATTCAAGTAAGTCAATCGATTTAAGTGAACTTATTAGCAATGAAATTCAAAGACAACTTGGGGATATTAAATGAACATCACTTTTTATGGTGCCACTGGTACAGTTACGGGGTCCAAATACTTACTGGAAACAAACAACACTAAATTACTTGTCGATTGTGGCTTATTTCAAGGCTACAAAAACCTGAGGCAAAGGAATTGGAAACCTCTGCCATTTGATATCAAAACAATTGATGCTGTTTTGTTAACACACGCTCATTTAGATCATTCGGGCATGATCCCATTACTATACAAAGAAGGCTATAGAGGGCCTATTTATTCAACTTATGCTACCTATGAGTTGTGTAAATTACTACTACCCGACAGTGGCCACTTGCAAGAGGAGGAAGCTAAATTCAGGAATAAACACGGATTAAGTAAACACGAAGTAGCAGAACCACTTTATGACCTAAAAACAGCGCAGGAAAGTCTATCCCTGTTCAAACCTGTTGCCTTTGACCAAGAACTTTCCATCAATGGTTCGATTTTTACATTCCGTTCTGCTGGACACATTTTGGGTGCAGCAACGATCAGAGTTGAATCGGCTAATAAAAGTATTGTTTTTACCGGTGATGTAGGACGGCCCAATGATTTGGTCATGTATCCACCCAAACCCATTGCATCATCTGATTACTTAGTTATTGAGTCAACCTATGGCAATCGATTACACGATACACACGATCCTGAACAGGTTTTAGAAGATATCATCAAACAAACTATAAGCAAAGGTGGTTCTATTTTGATTCCAAGTTTTGCAGTTGGGCGATCACAGTCAATTATGTTTGTTTTGTCACAGCTAATTCAGGCCAAACGTATTCCAGCACTGCCAATTTTCTTGGATAGTCCAATGGCTATAAACGCATCAGATATATATTGTGATTTTTCAATTGAACATAGGTTAAAGAGTAATCAATGCAGGCAAATGTGTGACCATGTTAAGTACACGCGTTCTGTAGATGAGTCCAAAGCTTTGGCAAATATCAATTACCCTCACATCATTATTTCAGCCAGTGGAATGGCAACTGGTGGAAGGGTACTACATCACCTTAAGAGGATGGTTACTGATCATCGAAACAGCATTGTATTTGCAGGCTATCAAGCTGGTGGAACCAGAGGCCAGAAACTCTTACAAGGCAGTTCTGCAATCAGAATTTTTGGACAAGACTTTGATGTTAAAGCATCAATACATAAACTCCCTGGATTTTCAGCACATGCAGACTATTCAGAGATGGTTAGCTGGCTGCGTGAGACTCAAGATTTTCATCCCAAAAAGGTTTTTGTTGTTCACGGAGAGCCTGATGCAGCAGATGAGTTTCGCATTCACTTGCAAGATGAGTTTAATTGGGATGTGAGTGTTCCCGATTATAAAGAGAGGGTCAATTTGGTATGAATAATTTGGCCTACTACTCTGAGGGTGATGAACTTTATCAAAGCATGATAGATTCTATCATCCATGCTAGAGAGTCAATTGATATAGAAAGCTACATCCTCACTGATGATGAAATAGGTCATTTGTTTATTGAAAACCTCATCACTAAATCAAAACTTGATATTAAGGTGAGAATATTGATCGACTCTGTTGGCTCAAGCCGTTTTAAGGCCAGCAGCTTCTTTAAAAGCCATTTAAACCCTAATATTCAACTCAAATGGTTTAACCCATGGTCTTATAAAAAGCCACTTGAATTTAACAGAAGAAACCATCGCAAGCTATTAATAATTGATGATCGTATTTGCTATCTTGGTGGATTCAATATTCACAACGAATCATCACAAAATCAAATAGGTGTCTCACGGTGGAAAGACAGTCACATCAGTTTTGAAGGCAGCTTAGTGCTTCAATTGAAAAATCAATATGATTTGATGTGGAGTGGCAGATACAGGCGACTAAAAGTTGTAAAAAGTCATAATGATAAGCATCAAATAATACCTAATCAGACCAGATCTTGTCGTATTGAGCTCAGGTGCCAATTGTTGAAAACCATCAATCAATCTGTTGGTACTATCAGAATTGCCACACCTTACTTTGTACCTGATTCAAAAACACTCAAAGCGCTTTTGCAAGCGGCTAAGAAGGGTGTGCGTGTGGATCTAATGGTGCCTAAATATAACGATCATGCCTTGCTGAAATATGCGGCATTTTGGTATTACCAAAAGTTACTGAATGCCGGCATTTACGTTTATGAATATTCAGCAAGAATGATGCATTCAAAATATATTTTAAGCGATCAGAACCTAGCAGTAATTGGATCGGCCAACATGGATTATCGCAGCTTTTTTTCAAACTATGAAATTATGTTGTTTAGCGAAAATGAATTTTTAGTTAAACAATTAAGCGACGATTTTGAGCTGAGTCTGACTCACTCTGAGCCAGTAAAAAGCCAAGATATTAAAAACAAATCACTTTCACATTTTTTACCGTCACTTGTTGCCTTTTTCCTAAGAAGGTGGCTGTGATGATCAGTTCAGTTATCTGCGGTAAGACAGCAAGTTGTTTACTTATTATTGGAGAGAAATTATGAATCAAGAAATCGCCCATTCAGGCGCATGGGGTCTGGCCATTATCATGATTGTGTTACTTACATGGGTCATTTACAAATTCTTGGCTCCTAAAAGTTGGCATGAATGGGCTGGAGCCGGAGTGTTGCAAGCTTTTGTTATAGCTTTGTATGCTGAGATGTATGGATTTCCATTAACTATATATTTGCTTGCCCGCTTTTTTGGGTTAGATGGAGAGGGTTTAAATGCAAACCTATGGTCATCATTGGTAGGTCTTGGTGAAACTGGAATGATGATATCAATGTTGGCTGGTTTCTTTTTTATCATTACTGGCATTGGGCTGTTTTATAAAGGCTGGAAACAAGTCCATGAAGCCAGAAAAAACAACACTTTAGTTACAGGTGGCTTATATGCTTTATCTCGCCACCCTCAGTACATAGGATTATTTATAGCAATTTTTGGTGAGGGGATCATTCATTGGCCAACACTGTTTTCTGTGGGCTTATTCCCAATAATCATATTTATTTATTATCGATTAGCAAAAAGGGAAGAGGCCAAGATGCTAGAGCTTTTTGGTGATGATTACCAAATCTATCGATCAAATACCCCCATGTTTTTTCCACGCAAAGAACAGCTTAAGTTGTTCATAAAAGAAGCCAATAGTAAATGAGTCTAAATATGATTAACAACGAAAACTCATATTCTCCATTCTTAGTAGTTATCAATGTGGGTAGTTCAACGATAAAAATGGCTATTTACCAAGTTGGTGAAAACAAACTCGCACTTAAGGAGAGATGTTCAACTGAACGTGAAATTTCAGTTTTCATTGAAAGTTTCAAAGAATTAATATCAGGTCGCAAAGGAAAAATAGTTGCTGTAGCACACAGATTGGTTGCCGTTGATTCAAGTTTAAGCACCCCTGCAGTAATTTCAGAAAGAATGCTTTCAGAATTGATTGAAACTGAATATTTAGCGCCACTTCATAATCCATTTACCATCTCAATAATAAAGATATGCCAGGAGATATTTGCGCAACATGTATTGCAAACAATACATTCAGATTCTGAATTTTTCAAAGAATTGCCTGATATTGTATCTGACTATGCCGTTTCAAAGAATATTTCATCACATACTGATTTAGTTAAGAAAGGATTTCATGGCTTTGCTCACAAGTCGATGCTCCTTACTTTACGAAAATCCATAAAAACAGATAAAGTCCTGAAAAGGTGTGGTGAGTTTCAAAAGATATTAACAATTCAGCTTGGTTCGGGCTGTTCAATTTGTGCCATCAATAATGACAGTCCAATCGATATTTCAATGGGCTCATCTACCAATGAAGGGTTAATTATGTCAAATCGCTCTGGTGATGTTGACACGTTAGCGATTCTAAAACTCCTGCAGGACAAAACTATATCAATAGATCAACTGGTAAAAGAACTCAATCAGTCATCTGGTTTGTTGGGCTTAACTGGATCTACAGGTGATATGTCTCAGGTAACACAAGGTGAATCAAAAAATTATCAAGATGCCATTAATAAATACTGTTACCGAATTCGAAAATACATGGGTGCATATGTTGCAGTGCTTGGTGGAGTTGATTGCATATTAATTGGTGGCGGAGTTGGAAAAAACAGCCAACTAATCAGAAGCAAAATATTTCAGGATTGGCATTGGTTATCTATGTTTCATGATGAGGATAACCAGCGACAAATCAATGCAAAGCTCAATGATATCAGTGCATCAGGAAGCAAAGTGAAAATTTTAGTTTGTGACATCGATGAAGAGCAATTAATAGCTGAAGATTCATTCAATTTAATCAGCGAATTTTACTCATAACTTAAAGGTGAATTCATGAAAATTAATACAAAACAACTATCAAGTGAAGAAATAAAGTCTCTTGAGCAATATTGGTCTTTAGCTAATTATCTTTCAGTTGGTCAAATATACTTACTCGATAACCCATTGTTAAAAGAACCGTTAACACTCAAACACATAAAACCTCGTTTATTGGGGCATTGGGGCACTACCCCTGGGCTGAATTTAATCTATATTCACCTTAATAGAATCATTGTAAAAACAGAAAGTAAGATGTTATTCATCACTGGGCCAGGTCATGGCGGCCCAGCACTTATAGCAAATACTTATATTGAAGGTAGCTACAGTAAATTCTATCCTCAAATCGAACTCAATGAAAAAGGATTAAAACAACTATTTAAGCAGTTCTCTTTTCCTGGAGGCATTCCCTCACATGTAGCTCCTGAAACACCGGGTTCAATACACGAGGGTGGTGAATTGGGATATGCACTTTCTCATGCCTATGGTGCGGCATTTGATAACCCAGATTTGATTGTCACATGTGTTATTGGTGATGGGGAGGCGGAAACTGGGCCGTTGGCAGCCTCATGGCATTCAAATAAATTCTTAAACCCCATAAGAGATGGGGCTGTTTTGCCAATACTTCATTTAAATGGATACAAAATTGCCAACCCAACACTTTTAGCAAGAATTCCCAAAGAGGAGTTAATGAATTTGTTTCAAGGGTATGGTTATGAGCCCATTCTGGTTGAATCAAATGACACCCATAAAATTCACCAATTAATGGCTGACGCATTGAGTTATGCTGTTTCACGAATAAAAACCATTCAATCAGAGGCCAAAATTGATGGAATCAAAAACAGACCTGTTTGGCCAATGATTATCCTAAAAACACCAAAAGGGTGGACTGGTCCTCAAAAGGTAGCTGGATTACCGGTTGAGGGTAATTGGCGGTCCCACCAAGTACCTTTTAAAGACTTAGATCAACATCCAGAACTTGTGGTCATGCTAGATGAATGGCTTAAATCATATCAACCGAATAATTTATTTGATGATGATGGTCGCATAAAAGCTGATATTCAGGATTTGCTTCCAAGACCTTCATTACAGATGGGACAATCACCACACGGCAATGGTGGCTTACTTATGAAGGAATTGAATATACCACTAATTGATGATTTTGCTGTTCAGTTTGAATCAAGGGGAGTTGCCAAAACAAGCGCAACCAAAATGCTGGGGAAATATTTGGCTGTTGTCATGAAATCAAATATGAAGAATTTTCGGGTGTTTGGACCAGATGAGACAGCCTCTAACCGTTTAGATGACATTTATGAAGTTTCACAAAAAACTTGGTTAGCAAACACTGAAACTCAGGACGATAACTTGGACACAGAAGGTCGTGTCATGGAAATTTTAAGTGAACATACGTGTCAGGGCTGGCTGGAGGGATATTTATTAACTGGCAGGCATGGATTATTTTCTTGCTATGAGGCCTTTATTAACATAGTTACTTCGATGGCAACGCAACATGCCAAATGGTTAAAGGTGGCTAGTCAGGAGATTCCTTGGAGAAAACCAATACCATCCTTGAACTACTTGTTAACTTCACATGTATGGCGCCAAGATCACAATGGCTTTTCTCATCAAGATCCAGGCTTCATTGACCATTTGTCAAATAAGGATCCAGAAGTTATCAGAATATACTTTCCACCGGATGCAAATACCTTGCTCGCAGTTGGGCAAAAGGCTCTTAAATCAACCAACAAAATCAATGTCATTGTTGCTGGTAAACAACCTCAACTTCAATGGTTAACTCAAGAGGAAGCAATAGAACATTGTAATCAAGGGTTAGGGGAATGGACTTGGGTCAGTAATATAGAAAATGAGAAGCC
The genomic region above belongs to Marinicella rhabdoformis and contains:
- a CDS encoding MBL fold metallo-hydrolase RNA specificity domain-containing protein, with the protein product MNITFYGATGTVTGSKYLLETNNTKLLVDCGLFQGYKNLRQRNWKPLPFDIKTIDAVLLTHAHLDHSGMIPLLYKEGYRGPIYSTYATYELCKLLLPDSGHLQEEEAKFRNKHGLSKHEVAEPLYDLKTAQESLSLFKPVAFDQELSINGSIFTFRSAGHILGAATIRVESANKSIVFTGDVGRPNDLVMYPPKPIASSDYLVIESTYGNRLHDTHDPEQVLEDIIKQTISKGGSILIPSFAVGRSQSIMFVLSQLIQAKRIPALPIFLDSPMAINASDIYCDFSIEHRLKSNQCRQMCDHVKYTRSVDESKALANINYPHIIISASGMATGGRVLHHLKRMVTDHRNSIVFAGYQAGGTRGQKLLQGSSAIRIFGQDFDVKASIHKLPGFSAHADYSEMVSWLRETQDFHPKKVFVVHGEPDAADEFRIHLQDEFNWDVSVPDYKERVNLV
- a CDS encoding phospholipase D-like domain-containing protein; amino-acid sequence: MKTINQSVGTIRIATPYFVPDSKTLKALLQAAKKGVRVDLMVPKYNDHALLKYAAFWYYQKLLNAGIYVYEYSARMMHSKYILSDQNLAVIGSANMDYRSFFSNYEIMLFSENEFLVKQLSDDFELSLTHSEPVKSQDIKNKSLSHFLPSLVAFFLRRWL
- a CDS encoding methyltransferase family protein; amino-acid sequence: MNQEIAHSGAWGLAIIMIVLLTWVIYKFLAPKSWHEWAGAGVLQAFVIALYAEMYGFPLTIYLLARFFGLDGEGLNANLWSSLVGLGETGMMISMLAGFFFIITGIGLFYKGWKQVHEARKNNTLVTGGLYALSRHPQYIGLFIAIFGEGIIHWPTLFSVGLFPIIIFIYYRLAKREEAKMLELFGDDYQIYRSNTPMFFPRKEQLKLFIKEANSK
- a CDS encoding phosphoketolase family protein; the protein is MKINTKQLSSEEIKSLEQYWSLANYLSVGQIYLLDNPLLKEPLTLKHIKPRLLGHWGTTPGLNLIYIHLNRIIVKTESKMLFITGPGHGGPALIANTYIEGSYSKFYPQIELNEKGLKQLFKQFSFPGGIPSHVAPETPGSIHEGGELGYALSHAYGAAFDNPDLIVTCVIGDGEAETGPLAASWHSNKFLNPIRDGAVLPILHLNGYKIANPTLLARIPKEELMNLFQGYGYEPILVESNDTHKIHQLMADALSYAVSRIKTIQSEAKIDGIKNRPVWPMIILKTPKGWTGPQKVAGLPVEGNWRSHQVPFKDLDQHPELVVMLDEWLKSYQPNNLFDDDGRIKADIQDLLPRPSLQMGQSPHGNGGLLMKELNIPLIDDFAVQFESRGVAKTSATKMLGKYLAVVMKSNMKNFRVFGPDETASNRLDDIYEVSQKTWLANTETQDDNLDTEGRVMEILSEHTCQGWLEGYLLTGRHGLFSCYEAFINIVTSMATQHAKWLKVASQEIPWRKPIPSLNYLLTSHVWRQDHNGFSHQDPGFIDHLSNKDPEVIRIYFPPDANTLLAVGQKALKSTNKINVIVAGKQPQLQWLTQEEAIEHCNQGLGEWTWVSNIENEKPELIMASAGDVPTIESLAATKILNELLPDLKIKFINVVNIMRLAGKASNPEGIDDEAFNHLFNPHVPIIFAFHGYPSMIHRLVYKRRCHLNFHVHGFNEQGTTTTPFDMLVLNKLDRFHLVKSAINQLKEVTNKTELIELMDKQLTRHNEHIVLRGDDLPEIKNFIWE